GGATCCGGGCAGCATTCCGCTGTCCTTGCAGTAATATCCCGTTACGACCTTTGGGTTGTCGGCCGGGAAGTATTTCACCTCAAGATTTGCGTGTACGTTCTCCATTACCTTTCTCCAAAGCTGGAGCGCCGGATTAGAAGAAACGCCCGATACGGATTTCGGCTGATCGTATCCGAACCACACAGCACCCACATAATAAGGCGTGTATCCTACGAACCAACGGTCAAAGTCGTCGTCGGTCGTACCCGTTTTGCCTGCGGCAGGCTGCGCGCCGCCCTTTATCCTTGCGCCCGCTCCGGTGCCCGACTGCACAACGCCCTGGAGCATATCGTTCATTATAAACGCCGTCTCCGAGCTCATTGCAACGCTCGACTCCTTCGCGCATTCAAGTATAACATTGTCTTTTCCGTCTACTACCTGAGAATATATTCTGGGTTTGTTATATATGCCGTCGTTGTCAAACGGAACGTATGCTGCGGCAAGCTCCAAAACGGAAATTCCCTTAGTAAGTCCGCCCAGCGCCATGGGCGCCAGATCCTTGTCAGCCTCAACTATACTGGATACATGAAGATTGTTTTTAAGGAAGTTCCACGAAGTTTCCGCGCCCATCTGATTAACTATCTTCACGGCCACGGTATTTATCGACTGCTCCACTGCATATTTTACCGTAACAAGTCCCTTGTAATGGTCGTAGTAATTCTTCGGATATTCCTCATAAAGCGGGGTGTCGTCATAAACGGACGCCTCTGTTATCGCGCCGCTCTCTATTCCCGGAGCGTATACGGCTATCGGCTTTATCGAAGAGCCCGGCGAACGAGTTGTCTGAACTGCTCTGTTTAAAACGCGGTCGGCCGTTTTCGGTCCTCTGCCTCCGTACATTGCTACTACGTCGCCGTTTGTCGGATCGATTATGGCTATCGCCGCCTCAGGCTGTATCTCGCCTTCCAGCGTCGGGAAATTTGACGTATCCGAGAACACCGCATCCACGGCCGCCTGTACGTTAAAGTCCATCATGCAGTATATTTTAAGACCGCCTGAATACAAAAGATTTGTAGCTGCTGCGCGCGAATAGCCCTTCTGCTCCTGAAGATCCTCAAGAACCGTTGCTATTACCTGATCCACATAATACGACTGATAGCTTGACGCCTCGGTCTTTTGTGTACCGGCGTTCAATATGAGCGGCTCTGCCAGAGCGGCGTCATATTCCTCGCGCGTTATCATGCCCTGATCGAGCATCTCTGCCAATATAATACGTTGGCGTTCTACGTTATTGTCATAGTTAAGGAACGGATTATACTTCGTGGGCTTATTTGTAATGCCGGCGATAGACGCGCATTCAGCCAGAGTAAGCTCGCTTACGTCCTTGCCGAAATACCCCTGCGACGCCGCCTGAACGCCGTAATAATTCTGCCCGACATAGAGCGTATTAAGATAAAGCTCCATTATCTGTTCTTTCTCAAGCCTGTTTTCAAGCTGTGTTGCGCGCACTATCTCGCGTATCTTTCGGCTGGGCTTGTGAGAATTGTCGCCCGTTATATTCTTTACGAACTGCTGGGTTATTGTAGATCCGCCGTAATTATCGTTGCCGGAAATAAATCCCGCAACGGCGCCTATCGTGCGCTTCCAGTCAACTCCATGATGCTTCCAGAAGCGTTTGTCCTCGATCGCAACAAATGCGTCGACAAGATCCTGGGGTATTTCATCGTAATCTACCCATATTCTGTTCTCGCCGCTGTGCAGGCGCTCTATCTCAACATAATCTCCCACATTATCGTCGTATGCATATATGACCGTAGCAAGGTTCATAGTCAGATTGTCAATATCGTCGATAAATGCATCGTTCTTAAAATTGTTCGCATAAACAAATAAAGCGACAACACAAATAACGATAACCAGTACAAGTACGATCGCTACGTTAATAAGAAATCTAAGAAATTTTTTCATTTGCTTCCTCCGCATTTTTTAAAAAATGCAAAAAAAGGTGTTATTTCCTTCGTGCCAAAACACCAAGCCGGGTTTTTCGCTCTACACATTTTAACAAAAATATATTTATAGTATATTATATTACTGCAGAATAGTTTTGTCAAATTCAATACACAATATCATTATAAGTTAAAAAAACATTTCCATACGAGGTATTTATAATGAATAAGCCGTATTTATTCTTGCTTCCGGCTGTTTTATGCCTTTCGCTTATCTGGGCGCTTTTCCCCCTTTCACATAACTCTCCGCTTGCGCCCCTGTCTTCTTCGGAATATTATAACACGCGCTCGGATGATGCGTCTTCATTCGCCGTTTCGGCATTTTCGGACGAAGCAAAGTCGCCTGTCTACATGACTGCAGTTATACTCCAAGGCAGGCTGTGCCTCGTTCGGCCCGAAACGGGAAAAGTCGAGAAGGTCCTCGACGTGAACGTAAGGGCCCTGTCACCCGAAGATCTCAAACTGTTCTCATCTGGCTTTAAGCTCTACTCAAAAGAGGATGCGGCGCGGTTTATTGAGGATTATACTTCATAATGGAAGCTTTTTAACATAGCCTTTCTAAACTTTCAGCCAGTGTTTTCAATTTTGTCGCTGAAATTTTATATTTGTTCCCCAAAAAAGATAAAAGAAATTTTATCCCGTATCCATCCGGATACCGGCGCGTTTACAACAAAAAACCGCCTCGCGGGCGGTTTTTTTATTGGCGGACAGGGTGGGATTCGACCTGCGCTGCGGCGCAGGGCGGGTCGCGATTCCTCTCCGTTAAATAAAAACTTCAATCCACTCTCCCCGTGCGGGGAGAGACCCGGTTGAGACGGGCAATATCGTTATAGCCATGATATTTCAATCCACTCT
This Clostridia bacterium DNA region includes the following protein-coding sequences:
- a CDS encoding PBP1A family penicillin-binding protein, whose amino-acid sequence is MKKFLRFLINVAIVLVLVIVICVVALFVYANNFKNDAFIDDIDNLTMNLATVIYAYDDNVGDYVEIERLHSGENRIWVDYDEIPQDLVDAFVAIEDKRFWKHHGVDWKRTIGAVAGFISGNDNYGGSTITQQFVKNITGDNSHKPSRKIREIVRATQLENRLEKEQIMELYLNTLYVGQNYYGVQAASQGYFGKDVSELTLAECASIAGITNKPTKYNPFLNYDNNVERQRIILAEMLDQGMITREEYDAALAEPLILNAGTQKTEASSYQSYYVDQVIATVLEDLQEQKGYSRAAATNLLYSGGLKIYCMMDFNVQAAVDAVFSDTSNFPTLEGEIQPEAAIAIIDPTNGDVVAMYGGRGPKTADRVLNRAVQTTRSPGSSIKPIAVYAPGIESGAITEASVYDDTPLYEEYPKNYYDHYKGLVTVKYAVEQSINTVAVKIVNQMGAETSWNFLKNNLHVSSIVEADKDLAPMALGGLTKGISVLELAAAYVPFDNDGIYNKPRIYSQVVDGKDNVILECAKESSVAMSSETAFIMNDMLQGVVQSGTGAGARIKGGAQPAAGKTGTTDDDFDRWFVGYTPYYVGAVWFGYDQPKSVSGVSSNPALQLWRKVMENVHANLEVKYFPADNPKVVTGYYCKDSGMLPGSYCKLDYRGGRVGTALYIDGTQPTETCGVHYLVTMDKTTHQIATPYCPSGNLISVALLNVSRPTYVNTLDSPYVVRVGSGGRIIYASSGLSSLCSRHGYHEPEPAPTPVEEEYTEPAPEEYPSDAAEVAVE